The sequence GAAAGAGATAGAAATGCAAATGGACGTCATGTCAGCTTTTCTGAAAGAATTAGAAAGGTGGGATGTCCTCGATTAAAATATAGGCTGATCAAATCATTATCTAAAAAATATACAATTATTGGCTTGTGTAGAATACTTGGTGTATCAAGAAGTGGATACTATAAATGGGTCAATGACCAACGATCAAGTGAATCAGATGGAAAAGTTGCAGTAATGATTAGTGACATTCAAGAGAGTGTAAAATATACTTATGGTTATCGACGCATTCGTATTGCCTTAAATACACGATTTGGAATTAAGATGAACCATAAAGCTATCCTACGTATAATGAACAAGTACTCTATAAATGCGAGAATAAGGCGTAATAAACGTTATAAGCGTACTCTTGAACGCATACATACCTATGAAAATAAGCTTAAAAGAGAGTTTTATGCTGATGAACCAGATTTAAAGTGGGTAACAGATATAACGCAGGTCCAAGGAAAAGATGGAATTGTATACTTATCTGCAATCAAAGATTTGTTCAAAGGTAGCATTATTGGATATGCTATAAACAAACATTCAAGAACTTCAATGGTTTTAGAAACAGTACAAATGGCTATTAA comes from Fusibacter sp. A1 and encodes:
- a CDS encoding IS3 family transposase produces the protein MGCPRLKYRLIKSLSKKYTIIGLCRILGVSRSGYYKWVNDQRSSESDGKVAVMISDIQESVKYTYGYRRIRIALNTRFGIKMNHKAILRIMNKYSINARIRRNKRYKRTLERIHTYENKLKREFYADEPDLKWVTDITQVQGKDGIVYLSAIKDLFKGSIIGYAINKHSRTSMVLETVQMAIKNKVRISDRKIILHSDRGTQYTSVKYNKLLSESNIDASMSKPGTPIDNAPIESFFSTLKVEWLSHASKMTVSEISNEIVSFINFYNFERIRLDGEKPPMHQR